The Neorhodopirellula lusitana genome contains a region encoding:
- a CDS encoding sulfatase family protein has product MIRRFHLTTISIVLLTIVFQSLAWAAEPANRPNIILMMADDLGYGDTGFNGNPIIQTPHLDSLAQQGVKLTHFYSGNSVCSPTRGTCLTGRHHDRYGIYTANAGHLPSQEITLARALKSKGYTTGHFGKWHLGTLSKTESSKGKNRKPEINYAPPWERDYDASFVTESAVSTWNPGLGKRAVRNPFYENGVPVDGNDESLKGGAARVVVDRAAPFMKNAIDQGKPFFAVVWFHAPHEDIQAGPDYLKKYEGHGAAAHFYGCITEMDEQVGRITGMLQAANVAENTLIFFCSDNGPEGKQAGGRRMGTTDGLRGRKRALYDGGVRVPAFAFWPGKIPAGTQSDSILSTLDYFPTIQNIVGYDMPDDRPLDGQDAMPALTGQAAKRHTDIHFRYAAGESSIIRDHYKFLLPRRELYDISHDRAEKNNIAAQKPEVAERLERDLIAFFDDVQRSQSGGDYDDPTYKPYSAWKPLKTTPKSAKPKRSN; this is encoded by the coding sequence ATGATTCGACGATTCCATCTGACCACCATATCGATCGTTCTGCTAACGATTGTTTTTCAGTCACTAGCTTGGGCGGCCGAACCAGCGAATCGCCCCAACATCATTTTGATGATGGCTGATGACCTGGGCTATGGTGACACCGGGTTCAACGGCAACCCCATCATACAGACACCGCACCTGGATTCATTGGCCCAGCAAGGCGTTAAGTTAACGCACTTTTACTCTGGCAATTCCGTCTGCTCACCCACACGCGGGACGTGCTTAACGGGGCGTCATCACGACCGCTACGGCATCTACACCGCCAACGCCGGCCATCTTCCCAGCCAAGAGATCACGCTTGCTAGGGCGCTTAAGTCGAAAGGCTACACGACCGGTCACTTCGGCAAGTGGCATCTTGGCACGCTAAGCAAGACGGAGTCATCCAAGGGCAAGAACCGCAAACCAGAAATCAACTATGCCCCGCCATGGGAGCGTGATTACGACGCGTCGTTCGTGACCGAATCCGCCGTGTCCACTTGGAATCCCGGCCTAGGGAAACGAGCCGTCCGGAATCCGTTTTATGAAAATGGCGTTCCGGTTGACGGTAATGACGAAAGTCTAAAAGGCGGCGCAGCCCGCGTGGTCGTCGATCGCGCCGCTCCATTCATGAAGAACGCAATTGACCAAGGAAAGCCGTTCTTCGCCGTGGTGTGGTTTCATGCTCCTCATGAAGACATTCAAGCTGGCCCTGACTACTTAAAGAAATACGAAGGGCATGGCGCAGCGGCCCACTTCTATGGCTGCATTACGGAAATGGATGAACAGGTCGGACGAATCACTGGGATGTTGCAGGCAGCGAACGTCGCCGAAAACACGCTAATTTTCTTCTGTAGCGACAACGGCCCGGAAGGCAAACAAGCCGGCGGTCGACGAATGGGGACCACAGACGGACTGCGGGGACGCAAGCGGGCATTGTACGACGGCGGAGTGCGGGTGCCAGCGTTCGCCTTTTGGCCGGGGAAGATCCCCGCGGGGACGCAATCCGACTCCATCCTGTCAACGCTCGACTACTTCCCCACCATCCAAAACATCGTCGGCTACGACATGCCCGACGATCGACCTCTGGACGGACAGGACGCGATGCCAGCTTTGACAGGGCAAGCAGCGAAACGACATACCGACATTCACTTCCGCTACGCAGCTGGCGAATCATCGATCATTCGCGATCACTACAAGTTCTTGCTTCCCAGGCGTGAGCTGTATGACATCAGCCACGATCGTGCGGAAAAAAACAACATTGCGGCGCAGAAGCCCGAAGTTGCCGAGCGGCTCGAACGTGACCTCATCGCCTTCTTTGACGACGTCCAACGCAGCCAATCCGGTGGCGACTATGACGACCCGACCTACAAACCTTATTCCGCATGGAAGCCATTAAAGACAACACCAAAATCCGCCAAGCCGAAGCGATCAAATTAA